The Bos indicus x Bos taurus breed Angus x Brahman F1 hybrid chromosome 13, Bos_hybrid_MaternalHap_v2.0, whole genome shotgun sequence genome includes a region encoding these proteins:
- the PTPRA gene encoding receptor-type tyrosine-protein phosphatase alpha isoform X5, with protein MAALRMWNPRAYHFWPGPRAPTGSIRPCLWTSWKRRLTGEWLMTISSSERNSTFFVELDKLILKYIWRRKDSRIAKTFLKKKNKALPACPIQATCEAASKEENKEKNRYVNILPYDHSRVHLTPVEGVPDSDYINASFINGYQEKNKFIAAQGPKEETVNDFWRMIWEQNTATIVMVTNLKERKECKCAQYWPDQGCWTYGNIRVSVEDVTVLVDYTVRKFCIQQVGDVTNRKPQRLITQFHFTSWPDFGVPFTPIGMLKFLKKVKACNPQYAGAIVVHCSAGVGRTGTFVVIDAMLDMMHTERKVDVYGFVSRIRAQRCQMVQTDMQYVFIYQALLEHYLYGDTELEVTSLETHLQKIYNKIPGTSNNGLEEEFKKLTSIKIQNDKMRTGNLPANMKKNRVLQIIPYEFNRVIIPVKRGEENTDYVNASFIDGYRQKDSYIASQGPLFHTIEDFWRMIWEWKSCSIVMLTELEERGQEKCAQYWPSDGLVSYGDITVELKKEEECESYTVRDLLVTNTRENKSRQIRQFHFHGWPEVGIPSDGKGMISIIAAVQKQQQQSGNHPITVHCSAGAGRTGTFCALSTVLERVKAEGILDVFQTVKSLRLQRPHMVQTLEQYEFCYKVVQEYIDAFSDYANFK; from the exons GTTTTTTGTGGAacttgacaagctgattctaaaatatatatggaggAGAAAAGATTCAAGAATAGCCAAGACATTCCTGAAGAAGAAGAACAAG GCTCTTCCTGCTTGTCCTATCCAGGCCACCTGTGAAGCTGCCTCCAAGGAGGAGAACAAGGAAAAAAATCGATACGTAAACATCTTGCCTT atgacCACTCTCGAGTCCATCTGACACCAGTTGAAGGAGTTCCAGATTCTGATTACATCAATGCTTCATTCATCAAT GGCTACCAGGAAAAGAACAAATTCATTGCTGCACAAG GACCAAAGGAAGAAACGGTGAATGATTTCTGGAGGATGATCTGGGAACAAAACACAGCCACTATTGTCATGGTGACCAAtctgaaggagagaaaggag TGTAAGTGTGCCCAGTACTGGCCAGACCAAGGCTGCTGGACTTACGGGAATATCCGTGTGTCAGTAGAGGATGTGACCGTGCTGGTGGACTACACAGTACGAAAGTTCTGCATTCAACAG GTGGGCGACGTGACCAACAGAAAGCCACAGCGCCTCATCACTCAGTTCCACTTTACCAGCTGGCCAGATTTTGGGGTGCCTTTCACACCGATTGGCATGCTCAAGTTCCTTAAGAAGGTGAAGGCCTGTAACCCTCAGTATGCAGGGGCCATCGTGGTACACTGCAG TGCGGGTGTAGGACGTACAGGTACCTTTGTTGTCATCGATGCCATGCTGGATATGATGCATACAGAGCGGAAAGTGGATGTTTATGGCTTTGTGAGCCGGATCCGGGCACAGCGCTGCCAGATGGTGCAAACAGAC ATGCAATACGTCTTCATATACCAAGCCCTTCTGGAGCATTATCTATATGGGGATACAGAACTGGAAGTCACCTCTCTAGAAACACATCTGCAGAAAATTTATAACAAAATCCCAGGGACCAGCAACAATGGACTAGAGGAGGAGTTTAAG AAATTAACATCGATCAAAATCCAGAACGACAAGATGCGGACCGGAAACCTTCCAGCCAACATGAAGAAGAATAGGGTTTTACAGATCATTCCAT ATGAATTCAACAGAGTGATCATTCCAGTTAAGAGGGGTGAGGAGAACACAGACTACGTGAACGCATCCTTCATTGAT GGGTACCGGCAGAAGGACTCCTATATCGCCAGCCAAGGCCCTCTGTTCCACACAATTGAGGACTTCTGGCGAATGATTTGGGAGTGGAAATCTTGCTCTATCGTGATGCTAACAGAACTGGAGGAGAGAGGCCAG GAGAAATGTGCCCAGTACTGGCCCTCTGATGGACTGGTGTCATATGGAGACATCACAGTGGAgctgaagaaggaggaagaatgTGAGAGCTATACCGTCAGAGACCTCCTGGTCACCAACACCAGG GAGAACAAGAGCCGGCAGATCCGGCAGTTCCACTTCCATGGCTGGCCTGAAGTGGGCATCCCCAGTGATGGAAAGGGCATGATCAGCATCATTGCAGCcgtgcagaagcagcagcaacagtcagGGAACCACCCCATCACCGTGCACTGCAG TGCGGGGGCAGGACGGACAGGGACCTTCTGTGCCCTGAGCACAGTCCTGGAACGGGTGAAAGCAGAGGGGATTTTGGATGTCTTCCAGACCGTCAAGAGCCTGCGACTGCAGAGGCCACACATGGTCCAGACACTG GAACAGTATGAGTTCTGCTACAAGGTGGTGCAGGAATATATTGACGCGTTCTCAGATTATGCCAACTTCAAGTGA